Proteins found in one Zea mays cultivar B73 chromosome 1, Zm-B73-REFERENCE-NAM-5.0, whole genome shotgun sequence genomic segment:
- the LOC100275585 gene encoding thiamin monophosphate phosphatase isoform X1, whose product MLVLRRLRFPLPRPLLVSSSLAPLSPSTSSSSCWSSTGEGRRAMASSPSSASAAVVAEGSAARRFWIAASTREAAFAAYTPFLLSLAAGNLRLDLFRHYIEQDAHFFHAFARAYEMAEDCADDDDDRATIAALRKAILQELNLHASVLKEWGVDPTKEIPSSAATTKYTDFLLATAAGKVDGTKGSDKMVTPFEKTKIAAYIVGAITPCMRLYAYLGKELMAFLKQDENHPYKKWINTYASSDFENNALQIEELLDKLSVSLTGEELEIIGKLYQQAMKLEVEFFSAKLVDQPVVAPLSRYCDPKYKLLIFSDFDLTCTVVDSSAILAEIAILSFQKASQSGIDNNLDRAKSGELRNLWNMLSKQYMEEYEECMERLLPPEESKSLDYDKLYKGLEVLAEFEKAANSRVVDSGVLRGMNLEDIRKAGERLILQGGCKNFFQKIVKTREILNLDIHILSYCWCAELIRSAFSSAGCLDGLNIHANEFAFEESVSTGEIDRKIQSPLDKVEKFKSIRSDADSTVPFLSVYIGDSAGDLLCLLEADIGIVVGSSTSLRRVGRQFGVSFVPLFLGLVEKQRQLMDEDASVFKPRSGVLYTVSSWSEIHAFVLGSDFS is encoded by the exons ATGCTTGTTCTCCGCCGCCTCCGCTTCCCGCTGCCACGCCCTCTTCTCGTCTCCTCCTCCTTAGCCCCTCTCTCACCCTCGACCTCTAGTTCCTCCTGTTGGTCGTCGACAGGCGAAGGTAGAAGGGCCATGGCGTCATCTCCGTCTTCCGCTTCCGCTGCGGTCGTCGCCGAGGGCTCGGCGGCCCGCCGATTCTGGATCGCTGCCTCCACGCGGGAGGCCGCCTTCGCTGCATACACGCCCTTCCTCCTCTCCCTCGCCGCCGGCAACCTGCGGCTCGACCTCTTCCGCCACTACATCGAGCAGGACGCCCACTTCTTTCACGCCTTCGCTCGCGC GTACGAAATGGCCGAAGACTGCGCTGACGATGATGACGACAGGGCTACCATCGCCGCCCTCAGGAAGGCCATCCTCCAAGAGCTCAACCTCCACGCCTCCGTTTTGAAG GAGTGGGGAGTTGACCCTACCAAAGAGATACCTTCAAGTGCAGCTACAACCAAGTACACTGATTTCCTACTTGCAACTGCGGCTGGAAAAGTTGATGGCACAAAAGGTTCTGACAAAATGGTTACTCCATTTGAGAAGACTAAAATTGCTGCATACATTGTTGGGGCCATAACTCCATGCATGAGGCTTTATGCATATCTAGGCAAAGAACTCATGGCTTTCCTTAAACAAGATGAAAATCATCCATATAAGAAATGGATTAACACATATGCATCCAGTGATTTTGAG AACAATGCACTCCAAATAGAAGAATTGCTGGACAAACTGAGTGTATCATTAACTGGTGAGGAACTTGAGATTATTGGCAAGCTCTACCAGCAAGCTATGAAACTGGAAGTGGAGTTCTTTTCTGCTAAGCTTGTAGACCAACCTGTTGTAGCTCCACTTTCAAGATATTGTGATCCAAAATATAAACTCTTGATCTTCTCTGATTTTGATTTGACATGCACTGTTGTTGATTCGTCTGCCATTTTGGCGGAGATCGCAATTTTGTCATTCCAAAAGGCAAGTCAAAGTGGGATTGATAATAACCTCGACCGTGCAAAATCGGGAGAACTGAGAAATTTGTGGAACATGCTCTCTAAGCAATACATGGAAGAGTATGAGGAATGCATGGAAAGACTACTTCCTCCAGAAGAAT CAAAGTCACTAGATTATGATAAACTGTATAAAGGCCTGGAGGTGCTTGCTGAGTTTGAGAAGGCTGCAAATTCTAGGGTTGTCGACTCTGGTGTCCTGAGGGGAATGAATTTAGAAGACATCAGGAAAGCTGGGGAGCGGCTTATTCTTCAGGGTGGCTGTAAAAATTTCTTTCAGAAGATTGTAAAAACAAGGGAGATCCTCAATTTGGATATCCATATTCTTTCCTACTGCTGGTGTGCAGAGCTTATAAGATCCGCCTTCTCATCAG CCGGCTGTCTAGATGGTTTGAACATACATGCGAACGAGTTCGCCTTTGAGGAATCTGTTTCAACTGGTGAGATTGACAGAAAGATCCAGTCCCCGCTAGACAAGGTTGAGAAGTTCAAGAGCATCAGAAGCGACGCGGACAGCACGGTGCCATTCCTGTCTGTTTACATCGGAGACTCGGCCGGTGATTTGCTCTGCTTATTGGAGGCAGATATCGGTATCGTCGTTGGGTCAAGCACAAGCTTGCGTAGAGTGGGCAGACAGTTCGGTGTTTCCTTTGTCCCGTTGTTTCTCGGTCTAGTGGAGAAGCAGAGGCAACTGATGGATGAAGATGCGTCCGTGTTCAAGCCGCGGTCTGGAGTCCTTTATACGGTCTCTAGCTGGTCAGAAATACACGCCTTCGTGCTGGGAAGCGATTTCAGCTGA
- the LOC100279824 gene encoding GDSL esterase/lipase At5g33370 precursor, with the protein MLSVPGAAGSRGRLVAATACFLLVLLLLQVRPATATPTPPRAFFVFGDSLVDSGNNNYLATTARADSPPYGLDYPTHRATGRFSNGKNVPDIISEYLGAEPALPYLSPHLDGRKLLVGANFASAGVGVLNDTGVQFANIIRVQKQLRYFRQYQDRLSRLVGEDAAARLVRGALVLVTLGGNDFINNYYLVPFSARSREFALPDYVRYVVSEYAKVLRQLYSLGARRVLVTGSGPLGCAPAELALRGSRDGECDAELQRAAALYNPQLVDMIKGVNAELGADVFVAVNAYRMHMDFISDPAAYGFVTSKVACCGQGPYNGVGLCTAASSVCPDRSVYAFWDNFHPTEKANRIIVSQFMDGPQEYMHPLNLSTILAVDARAAATFN; encoded by the coding sequence ATGCTTTCCGTTCCAGGAGCAGCAGGTAGCCGTGGCAGGCTCGTCGCAGCCACTGCGTGCTTCCTCCTCGTCCTCCTGCTGCTGCAGGTGCGCCCAGCCACGGCCACCCCGACCCCGCCCCGCGCCTTCTTCGTCTTCGGCGACTCGCTGGTGGACAGCGGCAACAACAACTACCTGGCCACGACGGCGCGCGCCGACTCGCCGCCGTACGGCCTCGACTACCCGACGCACCGCGCGACGGGCCGCTTCTCCAACGGCAAGAACGTGCCGGACATCATCAGCGAGTACCTGGGCGCGGAGCCGGCGCTGCCGTACCTGAGCCCGCACCTGGACGGGCGGAAGCTGCTGGTGGGCGCCAACTTCGCGTCGGCGGGCGTGGGCGTGCTCAACGACACGGGGGTCCAGTTCGCCAACATCATCCGCGTCCAGAAGCAGCTGCGCTACTTCCGGCAGTACCAGGACCGCTTGAGCCGCCTCGTCGGCGAggacgccgccgcgcgcctcgtCCGCggagcgctcgtgctcgtcacccTGGGCGGCAACGACTTCATCAACAACTACTACCTGGTGCCCTTCTCGGCGCGGTCCCGCGAGTTCGCGCTGCCGGACTACGTGCGCTACGTCGTGTCCGAGTACGCCAAGGTGCTGCGGCAGCTCTACTCGCTGGGCGCGCGCCGGGTGCTGGTCACGGGGTCGGGCCCGCTGGGGTGCGCCCCAGCCGAGCTGGCGCTGCGGGGCAGCCGCGACGGGGAGTGCGACGCCGAGCTGCAGCGCGCCGCCGCGCTCTACAACCCGCAGCTGGTGGACATGATCAAGGGCGTCAACGCGGAGCTCGGCGCCGACGTCTTCGTCGCCGTCAACGCCTACCGGATGCACATGGACTTCATCTCCGACCCGGCGGCCTACGGCTTCGTCACCTCCAAGGTCGCGTGCTGCGGCCAGGGACCATACAACGGCGTGGGGCTCTGCACCGCCGCGTCCAGCGTCTGCCCGGACCGCAGCGTCTACGCCTTCTGGGACAACTTCCACCCCACGGAGAAGGCCAACCGCATCATCGTCAGCCAGTTCATGGACGGCCCACAGGAGTACATGCACCCGCTCAACCTCAGCACCATCCTCGCCGTCGacgcccgcgccgccgccaccTTCAACTAG
- the LOC100275585 gene encoding thiamin monophosphate phosphatase: MWDVRARGHFRKEEKTEWGVDPTKEIPSSAATTKYTDFLLATAAGKVDGTKGSDKMVTPFEKTKIAAYIVGAITPCMRLYAYLGKELMAFLKQDENHPYKKWINTYASSDFENNALQIEELLDKLSVSLTGEELEIIGKLYQQAMKLEVEFFSAKLVDQPVVAPLSRYCDPKYKLLIFSDFDLTCTVVDSSAILAEIAILSFQKASQSGIDNNLDRAKSGELRNLWNMLSKQYMEEYEECMERLLPPEESKSLDYDKLYKGLEVLAEFEKAANSRVVDSGVLRGMNLEDIRKAGERLILQGGCKNFFQKIVKTREILNLDIHILSYCWCAELIRSAFSSAGCLDGLNIHANEFAFEESVSTGEIDRKIQSPLDKVEKFKSIRSDADSTVPFLSVYIGDSAGDLLCLLEADIGIVVGSSTSLRRVGRQFGVSFVPLFLGLVEKQRQLMDEDASVFKPRSGVLYTVSSWSEIHAFVLGSDFS; encoded by the exons ATGTGGGATGTAAGGGCGCGAGGACACTTTAGGAAGGAAGAAAAGACG GAGTGGGGAGTTGACCCTACCAAAGAGATACCTTCAAGTGCAGCTACAACCAAGTACACTGATTTCCTACTTGCAACTGCGGCTGGAAAAGTTGATGGCACAAAAGGTTCTGACAAAATGGTTACTCCATTTGAGAAGACTAAAATTGCTGCATACATTGTTGGGGCCATAACTCCATGCATGAGGCTTTATGCATATCTAGGCAAAGAACTCATGGCTTTCCTTAAACAAGATGAAAATCATCCATATAAGAAATGGATTAACACATATGCATCCAGTGATTTTGAG AACAATGCACTCCAAATAGAAGAATTGCTGGACAAACTGAGTGTATCATTAACTGGTGAGGAACTTGAGATTATTGGCAAGCTCTACCAGCAAGCTATGAAACTGGAAGTGGAGTTCTTTTCTGCTAAGCTTGTAGACCAACCTGTTGTAGCTCCACTTTCAAGATATTGTGATCCAAAATATAAACTCTTGATCTTCTCTGATTTTGATTTGACATGCACTGTTGTTGATTCGTCTGCCATTTTGGCGGAGATCGCAATTTTGTCATTCCAAAAGGCAAGTCAAAGTGGGATTGATAATAACCTCGACCGTGCAAAATCGGGAGAACTGAGAAATTTGTGGAACATGCTCTCTAAGCAATACATGGAAGAGTATGAGGAATGCATGGAAAGACTACTTCCTCCAGAAGAAT CAAAGTCACTAGATTATGATAAACTGTATAAAGGCCTGGAGGTGCTTGCTGAGTTTGAGAAGGCTGCAAATTCTAGGGTTGTCGACTCTGGTGTCCTGAGGGGAATGAATTTAGAAGACATCAGGAAAGCTGGGGAGCGGCTTATTCTTCAGGGTGGCTGTAAAAATTTCTTTCAGAAGATTGTAAAAACAAGGGAGATCCTCAATTTGGATATCCATATTCTTTCCTACTGCTGGTGTGCAGAGCTTATAAGATCCGCCTTCTCATCAG CCGGCTGTCTAGATGGTTTGAACATACATGCGAACGAGTTCGCCTTTGAGGAATCTGTTTCAACTGGTGAGATTGACAGAAAGATCCAGTCCCCGCTAGACAAGGTTGAGAAGTTCAAGAGCATCAGAAGCGACGCGGACAGCACGGTGCCATTCCTGTCTGTTTACATCGGAGACTCGGCCGGTGATTTGCTCTGCTTATTGGAGGCAGATATCGGTATCGTCGTTGGGTCAAGCACAAGCTTGCGTAGAGTGGGCAGACAGTTCGGTGTTTCCTTTGTCCCGTTGTTTCTCGGTCTAGTGGAGAAGCAGAGGCAACTGATGGATGAAGATGCGTCCGTGTTCAAGCCGCGGTCTGGAGTCCTTTATACGGTCTCTAGCTGGTCAGAAATACACGCCTTCGTGCTGGGAAGCGATTTCAGCTGA